The region TCTGAATCCTTACTGGAGTAAATTTTCTTAGAAAACAGAACAGGCAGTAAATTAATAAAGCCACTGCCTCCACTCATTCAAACCACAACATAAAAAAAGCCATGCATATGCACCCTCAACTAGCTTGCAATGATGCACATGCAAATGTTATGAAGCCTACGCATGACTAATTAGCAGAGGAAACGGTGACGTACAGGCCTGGTGGCATCCTCCAGCCGAGTGGGTGGGGACACTTCCACTACATTGCAGGAAGTGTGGTTATGCTGAGAGAAGTAGGCACTGTCCTGAGACGGTGGAGAGTTTGGTGGTGAATCCTTGTCTTCTTTGCCCAGAATTGGGGATGGGGCTCCGGGGGTCTTCCGAGTCCTCTGGCCTTCCTGGCTCCAGGAGAAGCTTTCCTTCTTGCGCTGGAACTGCTGCAGTGCCGAGAGGCCGGATGTGGGTGTCGGGGTCCTGGATCTCTCTGAGGAGCTGCCTGACCAGCGGAATACCCCTAACCCTTGACTggcagacagaggggaggggggtgggcTATGAGGGTCAACAGAGTCATTTTCCTCTGTCTCAGCATATCCTCCGATACAATAGTCCTCCCTGGGGTCCTCTGTGACCTCATCCTGAGACACCTCCCCTTTGACAAAAGACTCCGGATTCTGGCTGGCCACCTCACTGGAGCTGCTGCCACTACAGAAGAACCTATAGGGGAATACATCAACCATTTAGTCAGTATCACAAAAcattcaaaataaaacaaaaactgGTCAAATGTGGGCCAAACAATGCGATCAAGAAAACAATTGGAAGAACCAGTGGTTTTAGGTAGGTCATTTTTAGTAATGTAAAAGACAAGACGAGTTTGAAAGATTTCTTATATAATTAAATAGCTGTTGCAATGACTTAAAGTGTGTATTATAAGACCATACCTGCTTTGCATTCCCTGCCCGTCTCCACCTCCTTCCTGGTTTCTCCTCTGTAGCAGGGTGGCGAAGCGGTTGTGTGGTCTGGGATGGGTAGCGGCAGCAGTGGCACTGGGCCGGGGGCATGTGGAGATGTGATGGCTCTCTGTGGGTCCAGGGTCCTCCTCCCCTCTGGACCGCTTCTGACCGGAGGGAGAGTACTGCTGCAGCACATCCTGGTCTGAAACACCAGAGTCTTTGGGAGATAAAGGAAATCAGAAGTTTGTGTCGGGTCTATAATAAAAATATTCATCAACACCACTTGGAAAGAATGTTGCGGTTTACATTAATCAAATACATTGATAAACTTTTGTATAATGACCAAGAAGATTTTTCCTGTTCTATTTGAACATTACATTTTGAAGGTCCACCCAATGTTATATAAGTATAAGCTTTACCATAGAATGACTGATAAAACTTCACAAGATGAACTGGGATGTTATGGCAATAAAATGTGTTTCCCCTGAATAATCCCAAATCCTCTCACACCTATTTAAACAGAACTGGATTAATCAAATAATCTTCCTTCCTACGGTGACAGAAAGAACACCTCTCAAACATGACAGTGCAACAACGAGATAGCAGACTAATCTCACCTTCTCTGGGTCTCTTAACCTGTGTGTTCTTGTGAGGAAGCCTCAGCCCCTGCACACTGAtgaccctctccttccccctagtTGAGGGAGGCCTCTGTGGAGAGCCCACAGGCTGGGAGGCAGAGAGGGTGCCTGGTATGTAACCTCTGCTCCAGATGCTAGGGTGTGTGGAGGCCCGAGTCACCTGGCTGTCATTCCAGCCACGACTGCGTGGTTTCACTGGCTAAGAAACACAAAGGGAGGAAGGATTTAGATACGTTAGTGTAAATTACGTGCACTTTAGCCAACTCCTCTATGGTTGTCATGCCATACATGTACAGCATACAGATCTGGGGTAAGGCTAGATTAAGCACTCTAGCGACAAACACATTTGTAAGTTAAATATTAATACAATTGTACTGATTGACTACAAATAGCTAAGTACCCCATGTATACAACACTAAGGACACAAGCAAAACAACAACCTAGCAGTACAACTTGTGATGATGAATGAGTAGTGTTTGTATAGAAATGACTTATATTAATCATTCTACCTAGTGCCAGTACCTTGACATTTGTAGCATCTGGGTTGAAGTCATCAATCCTCTCCATGGTGTTTATATCCAGGTTACCCAGGGCCACCTGTAAACCTTTGCAATCTCCTAAATTACTGGATTAAACATTAAGGACAACATATTGTACTGGTAGTAAATGGGAAAGCACTAGTGTCTTATTTTCCATTTTGCTACTAATCAACATGTATAGAGCAGGAGTTAGGCCTGCCACTGAGTGAAAGGATACCGGCCAGCGTAGCTGAGGGTGGCAGGGTCCATGTGCTCTGGATAGGGGTTGAGAGGCACCACCTTCCTCTTGATGGGATCAAACACCAGCTGGTAGAGGAAGGTGTTATTGGCCTTAACAAAGCCGTCAACGTACTCGTCTGGCACAACCACATTCATCTTCAGGTACTGGCCCATCTTCCTTATCACCTGAAAGTACATAAACAAGTTAGAGGGGCCATTTTCATTATAGTTTAATTTCTACCTATGTGCTAGTTCTACTACCAATTCCCATTCAAACTTACCTTAATGATGTCAGGGTTGTTTGCCATCCTCAGCAGTTTACAGGCTTTGCCCAAGCCAATCCCATAGAGTGAGGACAGATAGTCACAGCCAGAGAGAATACACATGTGGCGGAACTTCTCTTCCGTGAAGACGTCACCCAGAGAGCGGCACCGCCCCAGGTGGTTCTGGTCAATCTCTAGACCGTTCCCCTGTTTGTCCATCTTTAGGATCACCTGAGAGAGATGACCAGCAGAACCCATTATGGTCATTACCATAATCTAAGTTTccattaaagtaactgtccagttaAAATCTCACatttaaaagttcatattctgttaacccatacccaaataatgttgactCACTCATCCTATACGCGCATGTTGCCAAATAATAAAttgaaaagagaaaaaaaacacctCAAAATGATATCTCAAACAGACATTTTAAAAATGGTTGCCATCTCCTGCGGATGAGATGGCCAACCAGAGATCTACTCGCATGAATGTTATTAATGACCACACCATTctaacacagaaaagctgctttgtAACATACTTAATTACAATTTTTTTGGAAGGAAACTTATTTCActcattttaattaattattgGCCATATATTACATAGAAATCTGGAAAAACCAGACAGTTACTTTAAAGCCAGATGATGATTGTGACAAATGCATTACAGAAATTCCACAGAGAGCAGCATCTTAAAGGACCTAATTCTGTACTTTTTTGCAGCCAAACGCCAATAAGTCAGAGTCTTCAGTGATGATAGCCTGTGCAATGCCAGCCTTGTTAAGGAAGGCCAGCTGGGCATCAGCTTCATACGGGGCCACCACACAGTCCACTCCTCTGGTCCTTGCAGCCTAGAGAGAACATTATTTCAGCTGAATAAACAATTTTAAGCAACCAATTTACAATCAAACATTAAGCAGTGCATCACAAAACAGATGACGAGTTTAACCGGTTAAGACAGATTAAACCACTGCACAAAACCAGCAAATAGACGCACTTCATTCAAGATATGCATCATAGGTTTCAGTTAAAAATACTGATCACTAGAAAGCATTTTTTAATCTTAACAGTTTTAGCAGTATTGGAAACATTTACCTTGATGACATCATGGGCCATGGAAGGGGTGACGGTAACACAGCGAGTAAAGCAGTCTCTGGCCTCTGAAATCTTTCCCTCGCGTAGGAGCTGCTTACCTTTCTGCAGATTTGCCTGACGACGCCTGGAAGACAGACGTCAGGTCTTACTTTTTTGGGTAAAAATATTTACTCCGTTCTATTCAAGAAACTACCTAGTCAAGTACATGGAAAGATTTTCTTTCATTAAAAGGAGACACATTACAGCAAATACCATCTAGGCCTAACATTAACTCACTCATCACCATCTTAGCTTTAAAGAAAATTAAaaggtccacacacacacttactctctGCGAGCTTTGTCCACCTCCTGTTTTGAAGGCAGATTGCAGCCATCAAACACCAAGATGGGCTTCACACCAAAAGACAACAGCATGTCCACAAACTTCATGCAGTATGTCACATACCTATGTGAAAGAAAATGCATAGGGTTAAATAGTTATATTAATAGGGTTAGGTAGTTAATGCATACTGAGATAGCTATAAAACAGCTTACTGGTCAGTTGGCTCCCCTTTGGCAAGTTTCTCTGCACAAGAAAATGCCCCTTTATGAAGCCAGCAATATGTGTCTACGGCCACCGTCTGTCCCTTGTACTTCCTCACGCTGATGGGCTCCGAGGCATCTTTGAGGAACTGCAACAGCCCCTGGATCCCCATTTTTTAATCTGAAGATGCCACTAACATTCAGGACAGTTGCTTGCTATATTCATGGACAGGGAGACCATTTGACAAAACATTATAATTAAACTAGacttattaaaataaaataatacttTACCTAGTTAACGTTAACTTGTTAGGGAGCATTCATGTAACTTTGCAAAGTGTTAACGACTAGACTAGCTAGTTAATCGTAATCTGCATATACCTGCTCATTTACCTGGACATAGCAGAGTAAATGATTATGAATTCTAGCTAGAAACCGATCGTAACTAACGTTAATTCATTCTAACGTTCGTGGATCTTCAAAACCCTTTCGCCACTCACCAGTGACTGTCAGTGATGACAAACACATGTAGCAAgttggctaaagttagctagccacCTAGCACGGccactaacgttagttagctaaccaACTACCTAACCAATATAGCTATAAATACATTGTTGGTGCTGTAAAAAACAAACGcaagttgtagctagctaacgttagttagcagtTCGAACAATGGGAATGAAGTGGGCTAGCGAAATTTTCTAGGAAACTCTGGCTAGCGCATAGCTAAATTAATACATTTGAATATGTTATTTTGAAATAAATACAAGAATATAAGACACCATTAGCAAGCTACCAAGATATTTACCCGCGAATTGAAAGAGTTAACAATGACAAATAGTAAGAACTGAACGGTACCGGGACACCTTATTATCTCACAGGAGTTCGGTTTTAGCGGCAAAAGTAGGAGTTCACAACGAGCTGATACTATTGGTCAGTCTATTCTGACCAACCATATGTGGGGGAGGGTCTTTGGTCGACAAAAGGAGAAGGGAGTAACCGGATCTCTTTTTTTGGTGTCATGCTGCGTATTGATTTTGGGAGTCCAGCGTCACCTTTCCCCCCCACTAGATGGCGAGCTTGTCTGCTGCCGTGTTAGGATTTTTTGACGTGTCGTCTTTCCCAGCCTCCATTGCACTTCCTGCTTCGGTAGCTGCCTGTGTGTTTGAGCAAACGATACCTCAACAACAAGATGGAATAGTTGGGAAAATATTGTGAAATCCAGTCAATGACAACGTTGTATTTACTTGTGGCAATCTATTCAATTAAACCCTTTATTTAAATGTCAGTTATTAGGACTTGAAGGTTGTTGGCAAAACATCAACAATGCATCTCTCTCCCACCAACGGAGATTTTACTTTCGTCTCATCAACTGAAGCCGAGGGTAATGTTAGCAGGCCGTGAATACTGTCATGTGTTTCATTATTTTTAGTTACCTACCGTATTTGTCAACACGTCATTCTGCTAACTTGACATTCATTCATTGGGTAACTAGCTTGAGTAAAGTGTTGTCGTTTTTGTCAAGTTACCGTGGTTCGGAGAGATTTGACAACTTTCTGCTGCTACTGTACGGCtaggctaacgttagcaagctaggTAACGTTAACTATATAACTGAAGGAAATCCACCTAACAAATATTATTCTATTGAAGATACGTTTAATACAAAACTCTATAATCTGTTTGGAATAGTTTAGTGTGTTTCCCATTGAGTAAATAGTTTTAagttccaatgcagccgtttatcttaatatcaaatcatttctgggtaacaagtaccttactgtgattgttttcaattaaaatggtcaaaaagagaCGAATAACTTCCTAGTAAAGACAAATTGCTAGGGCTGTCTGCGAGTGGTCTGAGTAGGGAGGTGAAAACCAAGGGGGCCAGGCACAGTTTTGACTGCTCCTAGAGTTTTTCTTCGGTACTGCAGTTTAaatctgcaatatgtaactttctagggcaccgaccaaattcacatagaaatgtacaTTATAGATctgttctcattgaaagcaagtcgaAGAAGCAGTGTCTGTTTTATGTGCGCTATGTCTATGCATcctgttctttagtttattttttgcgtcttttactttagattttgtacaccagctgaaaatacaatatttttggttattgaaaatatatttcacagcagtttagataaAACAtgcagtgtagagaatcattgtactatCACattaactgaaattaggcaaactattagaattttagcaaccaggaaatggaggtGTGGTTTTCACATATTGCCCAGGAAGAAAATTTCCATAGAGgtctgtggtggatgaatcagaattagttgggtaacatagataattaagatgttttattagtataatatgcttatgtgagatacttgtcattagaaagtgtcctttggtctctggtgtctttcagttgcacgtttcccttagctggggctcagtcacttggggcccagatgggagaggtcagacttgttttttacatgtctctgttgctatgcagaatatcagcaagagaggaggactgaatgaaacattgtcttcatatgtgaatgtctttacctattcttaaaccatgtgaagggatggtgtgattaatggggaaccaattatttgtctccacaatgtctgtgcgcaagtcactcccctcagtgagcttgtccaggagtgggaacaagaggtgtcttactgaggatgggcctctgagataaaactgacagaggagatttatgatgtattttgataagaatgtctaaaaagcattccagaggacatgagctaatggttttgttctataccgtaccagggagggatggTTCTAGGGAGACCAGACACCGGTCTATATAATGAACACTGTTGAgatagcagttgctgtctgctgtgttttatatatcttttcatacaaaacttaacctttgtgaactgttcgtAAGATTTGTGGttcgtcaatgtacgttgaaggggtggATTCATGGGTATGAAAAGCTCTTTGTATTGTTGTATAGTgaccttcctggttcattcgagagagtgcactATTGAAGGTCAaagtacttttgcaaaagtatcttaattattaaatatgtagtttaactcagactggtgtgtttgtaactctcctcatttggtaatgcagaaattagccaccacaggtCACATAGAGAAGTCATATATTAAAATTCCTAATAAGATACTTTAGTCATCACCATTGTGCATAAAACACACATTGACTTATTCAAATAATTGTTGCTGaggctgatttaaaaaaataaaataaaataaaactcagCATCTGAAGATAACATTTTTTATGTATATTCATCCAATGTCTGCCATGTTTTGGATAATGTGATGTCGCTGCTCGCACTGCTCCCTGTGTgaacggaacccaaaccggctatGCGAGTGCgctatcgtgcataaatgtattttgtccccccacaccaaacgcgatcacgacacgcaggttaaaatatcaaaaactctgaaccaatgacagtaatttggggacaggtcga is a window of Salmo salar chromosome ssa18, Ssal_v3.1, whole genome shotgun sequence DNA encoding:
- the exo1 gene encoding exonuclease 1 encodes the protein MGIQGLLQFLKDASEPISVRKYKGQTVAVDTYCWLHKGAFSCAEKLAKGEPTDQYVTYCMKFVDMLLSFGVKPILVFDGCNLPSKQEVDKARRERRQANLQKGKQLLREGKISEARDCFTRCVTVTPSMAHDVIKAARTRGVDCVVAPYEADAQLAFLNKAGIAQAIITEDSDLLAFGCKKVILKMDKQGNGLEIDQNHLGRCRSLGDVFTEEKFRHMCILSGCDYLSSLYGIGLGKACKLLRMANNPDIIKVIRKMGQYLKMNVVVPDEYVDGFVKANNTFLYQLVFDPIKRKVVPLNPYPEHMDPATLSYAGRNLGDCKGLQVALGNLDINTMERIDDFNPDATNVKPVKPRSRGWNDSQVTRASTHPSIWSRGYIPGTLSASQPVGSPQRPPSTRGKERVISVQGLRLPHKNTQVKRPREDSGVSDQDVLQQYSPSGQKRSRGEEDPGPTESHHISTCPRPSATAAATHPRPHNRFATLLQRRNQEGGGDGQGMQSRFFCSGSSSSEVASQNPESFVKGEVSQDEVTEDPREDYCIGGYAETEENDSVDPHSPPPSPLSASQGLGVFRWSGSSSERSRTPTPTSGLSALQQFQRKKESFSWSQEGQRTRKTPGAPSPILGKEDKDSPPNSPPSQDSAYFSQHNHTSCNVVEVSPPTRLEDATRPKIYSSKDSDSVKSPSSSPTADVKKSSTMRPKVAGLPRMKPGDQGKGTKIRPSAPARASGLRKKPAGPGQKLTTNNENNPGLQATISGLWKNFGFKKENPKINPCKKGEPMSPVKDNVLALTPETDKDIYLISSVQKTVCL